A part of marine bacterium B5-7 genomic DNA contains:
- a CDS encoding cytochrome c, with translation MLALFLGFVLLVTCGLISTIQIAKSVREMNAYTASHQADYFPPYPVIAASKKTALVKRGEYVIKSGDCLACHTDTDHKGPLFGGGLAMPTPFGVLYTPNITPDKKTGIGNWQYKDFKRAMRDGVNPHGQFYYPALPYPYFTHMSDDELKAAWAYLRAIPAVHKDKVPDRMAFPFNFRVFQLGWRILFFDFNKNGALADDKTKSKRWNRGRYIVRGPGHCEMCHSPSYYILNKTFVLGAPIKKYDLTGQKIQGYLAPNITSTNLGDVPAERITRVFTHDTMTTNAKVAGPMLEVNHDSLKYLTQEDLLSIATYLKSVKSQIPPVPKSGIPGKGLYESTCSGCHETGSGGAPKYGDATDWDPYIKKGMKTMDYNALHGFKGMPAKGTCSTCSVKDIEDAVAYMANSVKGKKAGPAPKPQAKPLTMADGQHIYAHHCAACHNPGRAGAPRIGNKAAWAPIVKAGLPLAFERTMHGYKGHPAMGGCTQCSGEEIKAALKYMMQRSSNKNFSLW, from the coding sequence ATGCTAGCCCTGTTTCTTGGGTTTGTGTTGCTGGTAACGTGTGGTTTAATTTCAACCATACAGATTGCGAAAAGTGTTCGCGAAATGAACGCCTATACGGCTAGTCATCAAGCGGATTATTTTCCGCCTTATCCCGTAATTGCAGCGAGCAAAAAAACTGCACTCGTAAAGCGTGGTGAGTATGTGATTAAGAGTGGCGATTGTTTAGCGTGTCATACCGACACCGATCATAAAGGACCACTATTTGGCGGTGGCTTGGCAATGCCAACACCCTTTGGCGTGTTGTATACACCAAACATTACACCAGACAAAAAAACAGGTATCGGTAACTGGCAATATAAAGATTTTAAACGCGCGATGCGTGATGGCGTTAACCCTCACGGCCAATTTTATTATCCTGCACTCCCCTATCCTTACTTTACGCACATGAGCGATGATGAATTAAAAGCGGCGTGGGCATATCTCCGCGCGATTCCTGCAGTGCATAAAGATAAAGTACCTGACCGTATGGCATTCCCCTTTAATTTCCGTGTATTTCAATTGGGTTGGCGTATTCTGTTTTTTGATTTCAACAAAAATGGTGCGCTGGCTGATGACAAAACCAAGTCTAAACGTTGGAATCGTGGACGTTATATTGTTCGTGGGCCTGGGCATTGTGAAATGTGTCACTCACCTTCTTATTATATTTTGAATAAGACATTTGTGCTCGGTGCACCGATTAAAAAATACGATTTAACCGGGCAAAAAATCCAGGGTTACTTGGCGCCGAATATCACGAGCACCAACTTAGGTGATGTACCTGCAGAACGTATCACACGTGTATTTACACACGACACAATGACCACCAATGCGAAAGTGGCTGGCCCCATGTTAGAAGTGAATCACGACAGTTTAAAATACTTAACGCAAGAAGATTTATTGTCTATTGCCACTTATCTTAAGTCGGTTAAAAGCCAAATACCGCCTGTGCCTAAATCTGGCATACCGGGGAAAGGTTTATACGAAAGTACGTGTAGTGGTTGTCATGAAACGGGTTCTGGTGGCGCGCCTAAATATGGGGATGCCACTGACTGGGATCCGTATATTAAGAAAGGCATGAAAACCATGGATTACAATGCGCTTCATGGATTTAAAGGTATGCCCGCGAAAGGAACGTGTTCAACATGTTCAGTAAAAGATATTGAAGATGCTGTCGCGTACATGGCTAATTCTGTGAAAGGCAAAAAAGCGGGCCCTGCCCCAAAACCTCAAGCAAAACCTTTAACCATGGCGGATGGACAACATATTTATGCGCATCATTGCGCAGCTTGTCATAACCCTGGGCGCGCAGGTGCGCCACGTATCGGCAATAAAGCGGCTTGGGCACCGATTGTGAAAGCAGGTCTCCCCTTAGCCTTTGAGCGCACGATGCATGGCTATAAAGGACATCCCGCGATGGGTGGCTGCACACAGTGCAGTGGTGAAGAAATTAAAGCGGCATTGAAATATATGATGCAGCGTAGTTCAAACAAAAACTTTAGTTTGTGGTGA